From Streptomyces zhihengii, the proteins below share one genomic window:
- a CDS encoding aminotransferase class I/II-fold pyridoxal phosphate-dependent enzyme, with protein sequence MLIYVLCVIPPVVVYLAVPDRHTVAWAVIGLGSVVAILAGIHVNRPARRWPWLLLAAANFTFTAGDTSYNILETFLHQDNPFPSVADLLYLVTYPLFAAGIFGFIRFRCVSRDIASLLDALLLTSGLALLSWVHLIHPLSEDSSMSWYEKAITIAYPLGDVLILAMLVRLLTLGGMRDRSVQLLTLGTIGILANDVVYGLLQLEGTWRVGTWMDLGWVVFFTAWGLAALHPSMVKLTERAPEQPPGIAHRRLAVLAAASLVAPAMLLSQSLRGNVQDTAVTAAFSAVMFLLVLARLWGLVTDHRKAVTRERGLRVAAASLVGAVTPEDVARSVNVAIGALFPRPVEHKALLLVDTGGHLSPVPTEDGGWHRHLPHTGEDPGGGGGPPALPGPGTRIVATAALGPEIEAAAAPFRSGLLSPLVVEAPDSRTTVTGALLLAVSEEEVGDLAGAVQSLASQAALALERVGLSEEINRRKSEAYFRTLVHNTSDAILILDDDNTVRYASPSADGMFGGTSFAATPLTRLVDSRDRERALRTLARAREADAPDLHDDWRVLRNDGTGVDVEVRCSNLRHERTVHGIVLTLRDVTEQRQLERELTHRAFHDALTGLPNRLLLLERIERALLRGRRNSTLTCVLFVDLDDFKIVNDMMGHSVGDELLVAVARRLTGTLRLSDTAARLGGDEFAVLMEGVKETYDAEVLAAQVVHALGRPFRLGSGSHSVSACVGVATAGDGAQAEELLRNADLALYAAKTAGKRQWRRYRPDLHTGMVERHELQASMDDAISEESFALRYQPIVELAGGTVAGFEALVRWPHRRRGLVPPAQFISLAEETGHITPLGAWVLERAATEVARWQRARPGATPLYLNVNVSPRQFADPGFVDGVRHVLDTTGLAPGSLVLELTESVLVRNEQIRAAMRVLKSLGVSLAIDDFGTGFSSLSYLREFPIDVLKVDKSFIDDIVTDGQQVALVEGIVRIADVLGLQVIAEGIENSGQRDLLSAMGCRFGQGFLFAHPMTAAEAQRFLDEGHTWQSARVAGRQGRRRLPAGGGVRSEQRWRDLARLQKSSRMCDAVIDEVRGRRIRSQGQWLVDFASCNYLGLDLDPEVMDAVEPQIRRWGTHPSWSRLIGNPRLYPEIEERLTALLGAPDTLLLPTITLIHASVIPVLAGRGQVFVDARAHRTMYDGCLVARGQGASVMRFHAERPEELRQLLAEAPRGVPLLVCIDGVNSMTGNLPDLHALAHICRERDALLYIDDAHGFGVIGERDAAESSPYGSRGNSIIRHLGIGYDNVILVGGFSKAYSSLLAFLTAPPALKAHLKVAAAPYLYSGPSPTASLATALAGLEVNDRRGDELRSELHRKTARVLDHVRGLGLATPNTDGLPIIEIPLGDDSDLDAVGDFLWHRGIYVTLAAYPLVPHDQVGFRVQMTALNTDEEIDELNEVLTALTERFPLKRRTGHGEDPLAPVPLEQRPPARRQLP encoded by the coding sequence ATGCTGATCTACGTCCTGTGCGTCATCCCGCCCGTGGTCGTGTACCTGGCGGTCCCCGATCGGCACACCGTCGCCTGGGCCGTCATCGGGCTCGGCAGCGTCGTCGCCATCCTCGCCGGCATCCACGTCAACCGGCCCGCGCGCCGCTGGCCCTGGCTGCTCCTGGCGGCCGCCAACTTCACCTTCACCGCCGGCGACACCTCGTACAACATCCTGGAGACCTTCCTCCACCAGGACAACCCGTTCCCCTCCGTGGCGGACCTGCTGTACCTGGTCACCTATCCGCTCTTCGCCGCCGGGATCTTCGGCTTCATCCGCTTCCGCTGCGTGTCCCGCGACATCGCCAGCCTCCTCGACGCCCTGCTCCTCACCAGCGGCCTCGCCCTGCTCTCCTGGGTCCACCTGATCCATCCGCTGTCCGAGGACAGCTCCATGAGCTGGTACGAGAAGGCGATCACCATCGCCTATCCGCTCGGCGACGTCCTCATCCTCGCCATGCTCGTCCGCCTGCTCACCCTCGGCGGGATGCGCGACAGATCCGTCCAGCTCCTCACCCTCGGCACCATCGGGATCCTCGCCAACGACGTCGTCTACGGACTGCTCCAGCTCGAAGGCACCTGGCGGGTCGGCACCTGGATGGACCTCGGCTGGGTGGTCTTCTTCACCGCCTGGGGCCTGGCCGCCCTCCACCCGTCGATGGTCAAGCTCACCGAACGGGCCCCCGAGCAGCCGCCGGGGATCGCCCACCGCCGGCTCGCCGTCCTCGCCGCCGCCTCGCTCGTCGCCCCCGCGATGCTGCTCTCCCAGTCATTGCGGGGCAATGTGCAGGACACGGCCGTCACCGCCGCGTTCTCCGCGGTGATGTTCCTGCTGGTGCTCGCCCGGCTGTGGGGGCTGGTCACCGACCACCGCAAGGCCGTCACCCGGGAGCGCGGCCTGCGGGTCGCCGCCGCCTCCCTCGTGGGCGCCGTCACCCCCGAGGACGTGGCCCGCTCGGTGAACGTCGCCATCGGCGCCCTCTTCCCCCGGCCCGTGGAGCACAAGGCCCTGCTCCTCGTCGACACCGGCGGGCACCTCAGCCCCGTCCCCACCGAGGACGGCGGCTGGCACCGGCACCTGCCGCACACCGGGGAGGACCCCGGCGGAGGCGGCGGACCGCCCGCCCTGCCGGGGCCGGGCACCAGGATCGTCGCCACCGCCGCGCTCGGGCCGGAGATCGAGGCCGCCGCCGCCCCCTTCCGCTCCGGGCTGCTGAGCCCGCTCGTCGTCGAGGCACCCGACTCGCGGACCACCGTCACCGGCGCCCTGCTGCTCGCCGTGTCCGAGGAGGAGGTGGGAGACCTCGCCGGAGCCGTCCAGTCCCTCGCCTCCCAGGCCGCACTGGCCCTGGAGCGCGTCGGCCTCAGCGAGGAGATCAACCGGCGCAAGAGCGAGGCCTACTTCCGCACCCTCGTCCACAACACCTCGGACGCCATCCTGATCCTGGACGACGACAACACCGTCCGGTACGCCAGCCCCTCCGCCGACGGCATGTTCGGTGGCACCTCCTTCGCCGCCACGCCGCTGACCCGGCTCGTCGACTCGCGCGACCGGGAGCGCGCCCTGCGCACCCTGGCCCGGGCCCGCGAGGCGGACGCCCCCGACCTGCACGACGACTGGCGGGTGCTGCGCAACGACGGCACCGGGGTCGACGTCGAGGTCCGGTGCAGCAACCTGCGCCACGAACGGACCGTGCACGGCATCGTGCTCACCCTGCGTGACGTGACCGAGCAGCGGCAGCTCGAACGCGAGCTGACCCACCGTGCCTTCCACGACGCGCTGACCGGTCTGCCCAACCGTCTGCTGCTCCTCGAACGGATCGAGCGGGCGCTGCTGCGGGGCCGCCGCAACTCCACGCTGACCTGCGTCCTCTTCGTCGACCTCGACGACTTCAAGATCGTCAACGACATGATGGGCCACTCCGTCGGCGACGAACTCCTGGTCGCCGTCGCCCGCCGCCTGACCGGCACCCTCCGGCTCAGCGACACCGCCGCCCGGCTCGGCGGCGACGAGTTCGCCGTGCTCATGGAAGGCGTGAAGGAGACGTACGACGCCGAGGTGCTGGCCGCGCAGGTCGTGCACGCCCTCGGCCGGCCGTTCCGCCTCGGCAGCGGCTCGCACAGCGTCTCCGCCTGCGTCGGCGTCGCCACCGCCGGCGACGGGGCGCAGGCCGAGGAACTGCTCCGCAACGCCGACCTCGCCCTGTACGCGGCCAAGACCGCGGGCAAGCGCCAGTGGCGCCGCTACCGGCCCGACCTCCACACCGGCATGGTGGAACGCCACGAACTCCAGGCCAGCATGGACGACGCGATCAGCGAGGAGTCCTTCGCCCTGCGCTACCAGCCGATCGTCGAGCTCGCCGGCGGCACCGTGGCCGGCTTCGAGGCCCTCGTCCGCTGGCCGCACCGCCGCCGGGGGCTGGTGCCGCCGGCCCAGTTCATCTCCCTGGCCGAGGAGACCGGCCACATCACCCCGCTCGGCGCCTGGGTGCTGGAGCGCGCCGCCACCGAGGTCGCCCGCTGGCAGCGGGCGCGCCCCGGGGCCACCCCCCTCTACCTCAACGTCAACGTCTCCCCGCGGCAGTTCGCCGACCCGGGCTTCGTCGACGGCGTACGCCACGTCCTGGACACCACGGGCCTGGCCCCCGGGTCGCTGGTGCTGGAGCTCACCGAGTCCGTCCTGGTGCGCAACGAGCAGATCCGGGCCGCGATGCGGGTGCTGAAGAGCCTCGGGGTCTCGCTCGCCATCGACGACTTCGGCACCGGATTCTCCTCGCTGAGCTACCTCCGGGAGTTCCCCATCGACGTGCTGAAGGTCGACAAGTCGTTCATCGACGACATCGTCACCGACGGCCAGCAGGTCGCCCTCGTCGAGGGCATCGTCCGGATCGCCGACGTGCTCGGGCTCCAGGTCATCGCGGAGGGCATCGAGAACAGCGGCCAGCGGGACCTGCTCTCCGCCATGGGCTGCCGCTTCGGTCAGGGCTTCCTCTTCGCGCACCCCATGACCGCCGCCGAGGCGCAGCGCTTCCTCGACGAGGGGCACACCTGGCAGTCCGCGCGGGTCGCCGGCCGCCAGGGCCGCCGCAGGCTGCCCGCCGGCGGCGGGGTCCGCAGCGAACAGCGCTGGCGGGACCTGGCCAGGCTCCAGAAGTCCAGCCGCATGTGCGACGCGGTCATCGACGAGGTGCGCGGCCGGCGCATCCGCAGCCAGGGGCAGTGGCTGGTCGACTTCGCCTCCTGCAACTACCTCGGCCTGGACCTCGACCCCGAGGTCATGGACGCGGTCGAACCGCAGATCCGCCGCTGGGGCACCCACCCGAGCTGGTCGCGCCTGATCGGCAACCCCCGCCTCTACCCCGAGATCGAGGAACGGCTCACCGCACTGCTCGGTGCCCCCGACACCCTGCTGCTGCCGACGATCACCCTCATCCACGCGTCCGTCATCCCCGTCCTCGCCGGCCGCGGGCAGGTGTTCGTCGACGCCCGCGCCCACCGGACCATGTACGACGGCTGCCTCGTCGCCCGGGGACAGGGCGCGTCCGTGATGCGCTTCCACGCCGAACGGCCCGAGGAACTGAGACAGCTGCTCGCCGAGGCGCCCCGCGGCGTCCCCCTGCTGGTCTGCATCGACGGCGTCAACAGCATGACCGGCAACCTGCCCGACCTCCACGCGCTCGCCCACATCTGCCGGGAGCGCGACGCCCTGCTCTACATCGACGACGCGCACGGCTTCGGTGTCATCGGCGAACGCGACGCGGCCGAGAGCTCGCCCTACGGCAGCCGCGGCAACAGCATCATCCGGCACCTGGGGATCGGCTACGACAACGTGATCCTGGTGGGCGGCTTCTCCAAGGCCTACTCCTCGCTGCTGGCCTTCCTCACCGCCCCGCCCGCGCTCAAGGCCCATCTCAAGGTGGCCGCCGCGCCCTATCTGTACTCCGGGCCCTCGCCCACCGCCTCCCTCGCGACCGCGCTCGCCGGACTGGAGGTCAACGACCGGCGCGGCGACGAACTCCGCTCCGAACTGCACCGCAAAACGGCCCGGGTGCTCGACCACGTCCGCGGGCTCGGCCTCGCCACCCCCAACACCGACGGGCTGCCGATCATCGAGATCCCCCTCGGCGACGACAGCGACCTCGACGCCGTCGGCGACTTCCTGTGGCACCGGGGCATCTACGTCACCCTCGCCGCCTATCCGCTCGTCCCCCACGACCAGGTGGGCTTCCGCGTCCAGATGACGGCCCTGAACACCGACGAGGAGATCGACGAACTCAACGAGGTGCTCACCGCGCTCACCGAACGCTTCCCGCTCAAGCGCCGCACCGGGCACGGCGAGGATCCCCTGGCGCCCGTCCCGCTCGAGCAGCGGCCCCCGGCGCGCCGGCAGCTCCCGTGA
- a CDS encoding SAM-dependent methyltransferase: MQRKSWSPEAIDTKVPSVARMYDYFLGGDDNYQSDREACEQLLQQVPSTKVLAVNNRRFLRRVVRMLAAEYGIRQFIDHGSGLPTQDNVHQVAQTVAPDSRVVYVDNDPIVLAHGRALLDENERTAVIQADMRDTEGIFGHEETKRLIDLSQPVAALFVSVMHCIPDTDDPGALVRRVAERLAPGSFLVVCQLVSDRPEIRAFVTDFMEQATGGNWGRVREEHEVTRFFDGLQILEPGLVEVSTWRPDTELAPVQQTDEWIEWGGVARLA; this comes from the coding sequence ATGCAGCGCAAGTCGTGGAGCCCCGAAGCCATCGACACCAAGGTGCCGAGCGTGGCACGCATGTACGACTACTTCCTGGGGGGCGACGACAACTACCAGTCGGACCGTGAAGCCTGCGAGCAGTTGCTCCAGCAGGTGCCGAGCACCAAGGTGCTGGCCGTCAACAACCGCCGCTTCCTGCGGCGCGTGGTGCGCATGCTCGCCGCCGAGTACGGGATACGCCAGTTCATCGACCACGGCTCCGGCCTGCCGACGCAGGACAACGTGCACCAGGTCGCCCAGACCGTGGCCCCGGACTCCCGGGTGGTCTACGTCGACAACGACCCGATCGTCCTCGCGCACGGGCGGGCGCTGCTCGACGAGAACGAGCGCACGGCCGTCATCCAGGCCGACATGCGTGACACGGAGGGCATCTTCGGCCACGAGGAGACCAAGCGGCTGATAGACCTCAGCCAGCCCGTCGCCGCCCTGTTCGTCTCGGTGATGCACTGCATCCCGGACACGGACGACCCGGGCGCCCTGGTCCGCCGGGTCGCCGAACGCCTGGCTCCGGGAAGCTTCCTGGTGGTGTGTCAGCTCGTCAGCGACCGGCCGGAGATCAGGGCCTTCGTGACGGACTTCATGGAGCAGGCGACCGGGGGCAACTGGGGCCGGGTGCGCGAGGAGCACGAGGTGACGCGCTTCTTCGACGGCCTCCAGATCCTGGAGCCGGGGCTGGTGGAGGTGTCCACCTGGCGCCCGGACACCGAGCTCGCCCCCGTGCAGCAGACCGACGAGTGGATCGAGTGGGGCGGCGTCGCCCGGCTCGCCTGA
- a CDS encoding helix-turn-helix domain-containing protein: MTAADPSPSLFVRPLGAVESNPTALKLILGGKLRELRTGAGLDPADVDEKLGFSRSKTSRIELGRHGCKPSDAEALLALYGVRDEEDVAEFMRLVQQSRQPDWWRSFGDVLSDFFTPLVALEGAAATIRTYEPFYIPGLLQTPAYTRAVIESGPGHLLAHEIRRRVDLRQERQRQLDQPDAPRLWAVIDESVLMRSVGGAQVMRDQLTHLVEMMRRPRVTLQIAPLDVTAAVGVGTGVSYLRFALGDLKDAVYIEHLTDSTFSQKPATVEQYRDMLDRLGACALTPKETVRKLEERLASLG; encoded by the coding sequence ATGACTGCCGCCGATCCGAGTCCGTCGCTGTTCGTCCGGCCGCTGGGGGCGGTCGAGAGCAACCCGACCGCCCTGAAGCTCATCCTGGGCGGCAAGTTGCGCGAGCTGCGGACCGGTGCCGGACTCGACCCGGCCGACGTCGACGAGAAGCTCGGCTTCTCGCGGTCCAAGACCAGCCGCATCGAGCTGGGCAGGCACGGCTGCAAGCCGTCGGACGCCGAGGCGCTGCTCGCGCTCTACGGCGTGCGCGACGAGGAGGACGTCGCCGAGTTCATGCGGCTGGTGCAGCAGTCCCGGCAGCCCGACTGGTGGCGGTCGTTCGGTGACGTGCTCTCCGACTTCTTCACGCCGCTGGTCGCCCTGGAGGGCGCCGCCGCGACCATCCGCACCTACGAGCCCTTCTACATCCCCGGGCTGCTCCAGACCCCCGCCTACACGCGGGCGGTCATCGAGTCGGGTCCCGGCCATCTGCTGGCGCACGAGATCCGGCGGCGGGTGGACCTGCGGCAGGAACGGCAGCGGCAGCTCGACCAGCCGGACGCCCCGCGGCTGTGGGCGGTGATCGACGAGTCCGTGCTGATGCGTTCGGTCGGCGGCGCCCAGGTGATGCGCGATCAGCTCACCCATCTCGTCGAGATGATGCGGCGACCGCGGGTCACCCTCCAGATAGCGCCGCTGGACGTCACCGCCGCGGTCGGCGTGGGCACCGGCGTCAGCTATCTCCGCTTCGCCCTCGGCGACCTCAAGGACGCCGTCTACATCGAGCACCTCACCGACAGCACGTTCTCCCAGAAGCCGGCGACCGTCGAGCAGTACCGGGACATGCTGGACCGGCTCGGCGCCTGCGCGCTGACGCCCAAGGAGACCGTGCGGAAGCTGGAGGAGCGGCTCGCCTCGCTGGGCTGA
- a CDS encoding DUF397 domain-containing protein — translation MEFINGMAAGELTGAVWVKSSRSNATGNCVELAALPDGRIAMRNSRDPQGPALVYTRDEVAAFVAGARDGDFDAMVG, via the coding sequence ATGGAGTTCATCAACGGAATGGCGGCCGGGGAGCTGACCGGAGCCGTCTGGGTCAAGAGCAGTCGCAGCAACGCGACGGGCAACTGCGTGGAGCTCGCCGCGCTGCCGGACGGGCGTATAGCGATGCGCAACTCCCGTGACCCGCAGGGACCGGCCCTGGTCTATACGCGGGACGAGGTCGCCGCGTTCGTGGCCGGCGCCAGGGACGGTGATTTCGACGCCATGGTTGGCTGA
- a CDS encoding ATP-binding protein, which produces MTIHLPHRVSSGTGHEEAFGHAGTEAVPPARSTEFCGHAPPCALGGFAACGLDGNPRNAGQARRFVSTTLDGWALPQLTGDMHLLVTELVTNAVCHALGPGPREGSDYPVWLGLFRHPRHVVCAVTDPSPEPPRPRASDASSPGGRGLALIGALCDTWSWCPTAPHGKTVWATLPLPAPAG; this is translated from the coding sequence GTGACGATTCATCTGCCGCACCGCGTCAGCAGTGGCACAGGGCACGAAGAGGCGTTCGGGCACGCGGGCACGGAGGCGGTGCCGCCCGCGCGTTCCACGGAGTTCTGCGGCCACGCGCCGCCCTGCGCGCTCGGCGGGTTCGCCGCGTGCGGGCTCGACGGAAACCCGCGCAACGCCGGGCAGGCACGGCGGTTCGTCAGCACCACGCTCGACGGGTGGGCACTGCCCCAGCTCACCGGTGACATGCATCTGCTCGTCACCGAGCTCGTCACCAACGCCGTCTGCCACGCCCTCGGCCCCGGTCCTCGCGAAGGCTCCGACTACCCCGTCTGGCTGGGCCTGTTCAGGCATCCGCGCCATGTGGTGTGCGCGGTCACCGACCCGAGCCCCGAGCCGCCCCGGCCCCGCGCGTCCGACGCCTCGTCACCCGGCGGGCGGGGGCTCGCCCTGATCGGCGCGCTCTGCGACACCTGGTCCTGGTGCCCCACCGCGCCGCACGGCAAGACGGTGTGGGCGACGCTGCCGCTCCCCGCCCCC